One genomic window of Campylobacter curvus includes the following:
- the selB gene encoding selenocysteine-specific translation elongation factor, producing MSVIIGTAGHIDHGKTALIKALNGFEGDVMAQEKERGITIDLSFSNLKRGDENIAFIDVPGHESLVKTMISGAFGFDACLLVVAANEGIMPQTKEHINILSLLGVNSIIVAITKSDLVSAQELAQREREIRDYIAKFPNLQILNVFATSIKDEQSIAELKNYLFNIKPKKRDIDGVFRYYIDRVFSLKGIGSVVTGSVIEGSVRKNEKLFDCDLGKEVSVRSVQMHDSFVESASASNRVALNLTGVELSELKKGQLLSKKGFFRGFNEADAVVFADLTHNQSVTFCVGSKQCAAKALVLSKESDSLFATFKFEKEMFLKFNEPFVLISNGRVIGGGRVLNPIMEPMKKQIKIAFLNALNKSDFKSAFTMLKDIHKNGFGIIGSYQRFGLTHEEALGVAKSLNNVFVDEKALNIYDINAISRIKSFVKFILEKNKFAIFSASSVALKLGWASENLAQKAIDELQDEGAIVKNEGVYTKSGVNFSELKIRLEDEIYKILDAAKLAPEAPYNIYDQLEIDRISGDNALKKLTAAGRVVRLAHNLFITAKSLEDAMNRLRELIKKDGFANVQNAKDALNLSRKYVIAYLENLDRASDIAKDGQNRIFKG from the coding sequence ATGAGCGTGATAATCGGCACCGCCGGGCATATAGACCACGGCAAAACAGCTTTGATCAAGGCGTTAAACGGCTTTGAGGGCGACGTGATGGCGCAAGAAAAAGAGCGTGGCATCACGATAGATCTTAGCTTCTCAAACCTAAAAAGAGGTGATGAAAATATCGCTTTCATCGATGTACCGGGGCACGAAAGCCTCGTTAAAACGATGATCAGCGGCGCATTTGGCTTTGACGCGTGCCTTTTGGTGGTCGCGGCAAACGAAGGCATAATGCCTCAAACCAAAGAGCACATCAATATCCTAAGTCTGCTTGGCGTAAATTCCATCATAGTAGCCATAACAAAAAGCGATCTGGTAAGCGCGCAGGAGCTAGCCCAAAGAGAGCGCGAGATCAGAGACTACATCGCAAAATTTCCAAATTTACAGATCCTAAACGTCTTTGCGACCAGCATAAAAGACGAGCAAAGCATCGCGGAGCTAAAAAACTATCTTTTTAACATAAAGCCTAAAAAGCGCGATATAGACGGCGTTTTTCGCTATTACATAGACCGAGTTTTTAGCCTAAAGGGCATAGGCTCGGTGGTGACTGGTAGCGTGATAGAGGGCAGCGTGCGTAAAAACGAAAAGCTCTTTGACTGCGACCTTGGCAAAGAAGTGAGCGTGCGAAGCGTGCAGATGCACGACAGCTTCGTAGAAAGCGCCAGTGCCAGTAATCGCGTGGCGCTAAATTTAACAGGCGTGGAGCTAAGCGAGCTAAAAAAGGGTCAGCTGCTTAGTAAAAAAGGATTTTTTAGAGGCTTTAACGAAGCCGATGCGGTCGTCTTTGCAGACCTTACGCACAATCAAAGCGTGACATTTTGCGTAGGAAGCAAGCAGTGCGCGGCAAAAGCGCTAGTTTTAAGCAAAGAAAGCGATAGCCTTTTTGCTACGTTCAAATTTGAAAAAGAGATGTTTTTAAAATTTAACGAGCCTTTCGTGCTCATCTCAAATGGTCGCGTCATAGGCGGCGGACGCGTGCTAAATCCGATAATGGAGCCGATGAAAAAGCAGATCAAAATAGCATTTTTAAACGCTCTTAACAAAAGCGACTTTAAAAGTGCCTTTACGATGCTAAAGGATATCCATAAAAACGGCTTTGGCATCATAGGCTCGTATCAGCGCTTCGGCCTTACGCATGAAGAGGCACTTGGCGTAGCAAAGAGCCTAAACAACGTCTTTGTCGATGAAAAAGCACTAAATATCTACGACATAAACGCTATCTCTCGTATAAAAAGCTTCGTGAAATTCATACTTGAGAAAAACAAATTCGCCATATTTTCAGCCTCCTCGGTCGCATTAAAACTTGGCTGGGCGAGTGAAAATTTAGCCCAAAAGGCCATAGACGAGCTACAAGATGAAGGCGCTATCGTCAAAAACGAGGGCGTTTATACCAAAAGCGGAGTAAATTTCAGCGAGCTGAAGATACGCTTGGAGGATGAAATTTATAAAATTTTAGACGCCGCAAAGCTCGCTCCGGAAGCTCCTTACAACATCTATGACCAGCTCGAGATAGACCGCATCAGCGGCGATAATGCGCTAAAAAAGCTTACCGCCGCCGGTCGCGTCGTAAGGCTGGCGCACAATCTCTTCATCACGGCAAAATCGCTTGAAGATGCGATGAATAGGCTGCGAGAGCTCATTAAAAAAGACGGCTTCGCAAATGTGCAAAACGCCAAAGACGCTCTAAATTTAAGCCGAAAATACGTCATAGCCTATCTTGAGAACCTCGACCGCGCAAGCGATATAGCAAAAGACGGGCAAAACCGAATTTTTAAGGGCTGA
- a CDS encoding thioredoxin domain-containing protein, whose product MKKIVLTSMIAASALFAATDAQILGFYKQIVPQGVNVEILSRHKLSDHQEYEAVILKLSNGGMSQDEIIFTKGDLLLPDILDLKTGKSYKGELQEQMMITKLSAIYKNEDAANIIRLGNDSKKTTKVMFSDPECPYCREELKNIEKTLQNENLKIILTPVHDKSALEKSYLIYKDLKSVKSDSDKVKVLRKYFAENFKVPEHSVTDEQVAQMDNLRRKYLLAGLRSVPFFVDETILTKK is encoded by the coding sequence ATGAAAAAAATCGTATTAACGAGTATGATCGCGGCTAGCGCGCTATTTGCCGCAACAGATGCGCAAATTTTAGGCTTTTACAAGCAGATCGTCCCTCAAGGCGTAAATGTCGAAATTTTATCTCGTCACAAACTAAGCGACCACCAAGAATACGAAGCTGTTATCTTGAAACTAAGCAATGGCGGTATGAGCCAAGACGAGATAATCTTCACGAAAGGCGATTTGCTCTTACCTGACATCCTCGATCTTAAAACCGGCAAAAGCTATAAAGGCGAGCTTCAAGAACAAATGATGATCACCAAGCTATCAGCCATCTATAAAAACGAGGATGCGGCCAATATCATAAGGCTTGGCAACGATAGCAAAAAGACCACGAAAGTGATGTTTAGCGATCCGGAGTGCCCTTACTGCCGTGAGGAGCTAAAAAATATCGAAAAAACGCTGCAAAATGAGAATCTAAAGATCATCTTGACACCTGTACACGACAAAAGTGCACTTGAAAAGAGCTACCTCATCTACAAAGACCTAAAATCGGTCAAGTCAGACAGCGACAAGGTCAAAGTACTAAGGAAATATTTCGCAGAAAATTTCAAAGTACCGGAGCATAGCGTCACTGACGAGCAAGTCGCTCAAATGGACAACCTAAGACGCAAATACCTCTTAGCCGGCCTTAGAAGCGTTCCTTTCTTCGTCGACGAAACGATACTTACTAAAAAATAA
- a CDS encoding MqnA/MqnD/SBP family protein, which yields MIFGKIDYLNLLPFHIFLKRSPLTSYVKKAIEFKKGVPSKLNRDLRNGRIDAAVISSVESRRSIYKKLDLGIVAKRQVKSVLVRKNSAPKLDSASASSNMLSRVLGLKGEVVIGDRALKAYINEGADRFHDMGEIWHAKTHLPFVFARFCYRKNGEFYKRLARNFLRQNVKIPGYILQSYSRSRQIRPQEIKWYLKFISYKLTAKEKKALFVFLNRARRLKFKPEFKEASKI from the coding sequence ATGATATTTGGCAAGATAGACTATCTAAATTTGCTCCCTTTCCATATATTTTTAAAGCGCTCCCCGCTTACTAGCTACGTCAAAAAGGCGATCGAGTTTAAAAAAGGAGTGCCAAGCAAGCTAAATCGCGACCTAAGAAATGGGCGCATCGACGCTGCTGTGATATCAAGCGTCGAGAGCAGGCGAAGCATATATAAGAAGCTTGATCTTGGCATCGTCGCCAAACGACAGGTAAAAAGCGTGCTGGTGCGTAAAAATAGCGCACCAAAGCTTGATAGTGCGAGTGCCAGCTCAAATATGCTAAGCCGAGTTTTAGGGCTAAAAGGCGAGGTAGTCATAGGCGACAGGGCGTTAAAGGCTTATATAAACGAAGGCGCGGATAGATTTCACGATATGGGCGAAATTTGGCATGCCAAAACGCACCTACCGTTTGTTTTCGCCAGGTTTTGCTACCGAAAAAACGGCGAATTTTATAAAAGATTGGCCCGAAATTTCTTACGTCAAAACGTAAAGATCCCGGGCTATATCCTGCAAAGCTACTCAAGATCGCGTCAGATCCGCCCGCAAGAGATCAAATGGTATCTGAAATTTATCAGCTATAAGCTCACGGCCAAGGAGAAAAAGGCGCTTTTTGTATTTTTAAATCGTGCCAGAAGGCTGAAATTTAAGCCCGAATTTAAAGAGGCGAGCAAAATTTAG
- a CDS encoding NAD(P)H-dependent oxidoreductase yields the protein MKTIVIMSHPYFEDSRINRALFEAAKGVPDVSVRHLEAIYGSDTRAFDAKAEQDLLIGADRIVFQFPMFWFSVPPMLKAYMDEVLKGKFINDNGSSKLDGKELQIAISIGAQESEYSKKGSVKFTLGEILLPLQLGAYYCGMTFNRIFAAGGALGATEADIKAHVQRYVKLLKNELEEDEYQI from the coding sequence ATGAAAACTATCGTTATAATGTCGCATCCGTATTTTGAGGATTCTCGTATCAATCGCGCTTTGTTTGAGGCGGCAAAGGGCGTGCCTGATGTTAGCGTGCGCCATTTGGAGGCTATTTATGGCAGCGATACGCGCGCATTTGATGCAAAAGCCGAGCAAGATCTACTGATCGGTGCAGACAGGATAGTGTTTCAGTTCCCGATGTTTTGGTTTTCCGTCCCGCCTATGCTAAAGGCCTATATGGACGAGGTTTTAAAGGGTAAGTTCATAAACGATAACGGTAGTAGCAAGCTTGATGGTAAAGAGCTTCAAATAGCCATAAGTATCGGCGCTCAAGAGTCCGAATATTCCAAAAAAGGCTCGGTTAAATTCACGCTGGGTGAAATTTTGCTTCCTTTGCAGCTTGGAGCGTATTACTGCGGCATGACTTTCAACCGCATCTTCGCAGCCGGCGGTGCTTTAGGCGCTACGGAGGCTGACATCAAGGCTCACGTGCAAAGATATGTGAAGCTGCTTAAAAACGAGCTGGAAGAGGATGAATATCAAATTTAA
- the upp gene encoding uracil phosphoribosyltransferase encodes MKNVRLISHPLIEHKLAILRDKNTQPFQFRMLVDEISHLMIFEATRDLNLREISVQTPVATTRARKLATKVMICPILRAALGMLDSVFTIIPDASVGFLGFQRNEKTAQAEFFYAKLPKDAKSRLAIIIDPMFATGGTAIDAVKFLRENGIKQIKFISIIAAPEGLRRFSEIYPDVEVYTAAIDERLNEKNYIVPGLGDAGDRVFNTL; translated from the coding sequence ATGAAAAACGTCAGGCTCATCTCGCACCCCTTGATCGAACACAAACTCGCCATTTTAAGGGATAAAAATACGCAGCCGTTTCAGTTTCGCATGCTCGTTGACGAGATAAGCCACCTGATGATTTTCGAGGCCACACGGGATCTAAATCTGCGCGAGATCAGCGTGCAGACCCCCGTGGCTACGACGAGGGCGCGAAAGCTCGCGACAAAGGTCATGATCTGCCCGATCCTGCGCGCCGCGCTTGGGATGCTCGATAGCGTTTTTACGATCATCCCCGATGCGAGTGTCGGGTTTCTTGGCTTTCAGCGCAATGAAAAAACCGCGCAGGCGGAGTTTTTCTACGCAAAGCTGCCAAAGGACGCTAAAAGCCGCCTTGCCATCATCATCGATCCAATGTTTGCCACCGGCGGCACGGCAATAGACGCGGTCAAATTTTTACGCGAAAACGGCATCAAGCAGATCAAATTTATCTCCATCATCGCCGCTCCCGAGGGGCTTAGGCGTTTTAGTGAAATTTACCCTGACGTCGAGGTCTATACCGCTGCGATCGACGAGCGACTAAACGAGAAAAACTACATCGTGCCGGGACTTGGCGACGCAGGTGATAGGGTGTTTAATACGCTGTAA
- a CDS encoding malic enzyme-like NAD(P)-binding protein, which produces MTHVTKEEALNYHIGGKIEIKVKTPCESAKDLSMAYTPGVAEPCREINKDTELAYKYTNKANLVAVITDGTAVLGLGDIGAVAGKPVMEGKAVLFKKFANVDAFDIELDEHDADKIVEICKALAPTFGGINLEDIRAPKCFEIEKKLQDAVDIPVMHDDQHGTAMITSAGLINALEISGKDIAKIKIVVSGSGAAGIACAKMYKALGAKNIVMIDSKGVIHNGRTDLTPEKVEFAVKTADRTLADAMKGADMFLGLSKPGVLTKEMVLTMNPEPIIFALANPVPEIFPEDVVAVRSDVMMGTGRSDYPNQVNNVLGFPFIFRGALDVRAKKITENMKMAAARALANLAKESVPAEVLKASGVSELKFGKDYIIPKPFDKRVLTAVAPAVAKAAIEDAVARVNDFDIAAYTAKLAKGF; this is translated from the coding sequence ATGACACACGTGACGAAAGAAGAGGCGCTAAACTACCACATCGGCGGCAAGATCGAGATAAAGGTCAAGACCCCGTGCGAGAGCGCAAAAGACCTATCCATGGCCTACACACCGGGTGTGGCAGAGCCTTGTAGAGAGATAAACAAAGACACCGAGCTAGCCTACAAATACACGAACAAGGCGAATTTAGTCGCCGTTATCACTGACGGCACGGCTGTGCTGGGGCTTGGCGACATCGGCGCGGTAGCGGGCAAGCCCGTAATGGAGGGCAAGGCGGTGCTGTTTAAAAAATTTGCAAACGTCGATGCCTTTGACATCGAGCTAGACGAGCACGACGCGGACAAGATCGTTGAAATTTGCAAAGCCCTTGCGCCAACCTTTGGCGGCATAAATTTAGAGGACATCCGCGCTCCAAAGTGCTTTGAGATCGAAAAAAAGCTGCAAGATGCGGTCGATATCCCCGTCATGCACGACGATCAGCACGGAACGGCGATGATAACGAGTGCGGGGCTAATAAACGCGCTTGAAATTTCAGGCAAGGACATCGCTAAAATAAAAATCGTCGTAAGCGGCTCGGGAGCTGCCGGTATCGCGTGCGCGAAGATGTATAAGGCGCTTGGCGCGAAAAATATCGTGATGATCGACAGCAAGGGCGTCATCCATAACGGGCGCACCGACCTCACGCCAGAAAAGGTCGAATTCGCCGTCAAAACCGCCGACAGGACGCTAGCAGACGCGATGAAAGGGGCGGATATGTTTTTAGGTCTTAGCAAGCCCGGAGTGCTCACAAAAGAGATGGTGCTAACGATGAATCCGGAACCTATTATTTTCGCGCTTGCCAACCCAGTGCCTGAGATCTTCCCGGAAGACGTGGTCGCCGTGCGTAGCGACGTGATGATGGGTACTGGCAGGAGTGATTATCCAAATCAAGTAAATAACGTACTTGGCTTTCCGTTTATATTCCGCGGGGCGCTTGATGTGCGCGCAAAAAAGATCACCGAAAATATGAAAATGGCGGCGGCGCGCGCGCTGGCAAATTTAGCCAAAGAGAGCGTGCCTGCTGAGGTTTTAAAGGCTTCTGGCGTGAGCGAGCTAAAATTTGGCAAAGACTACATAATCCCTAAGCCGTTTGACAAGCGCGTGCTAACCGCAGTCGCTCCGGCAGTCGCAAAGGCGGCGATCGAGGATGCCGTCGCTCGCGTAAATGACTTTGACATCGCGGCTTACACGGCAAAACTCGCAAAAGGATTTTAA
- the gltX gene encoding glutamate--tRNA ligase, with protein MLVTRFAPSPTGYLHIGGLRTALYNYLYARANGGKFLLRIEDTDLKRNSEEATQAIKEAFAWCKLDHDGEVTYQSRRFEIYKQYVAKLLAEGKAYKCYMSKEELDELRKEQEARKERPKYDNRYRDFTGTPPAGIEPVIRIKAPLSGEILIRDGIKGEVKFKVEDILDDFIIARSDGTPTYNFTVVVDDALMGVTHVIRGDDHLSNTPKQIVLYDALGFKQPEFFHVAMINGEDGKKLSKRHGATDVMEYKRMGYLPEALLNFLVRLGWSHGDDEIFSIEDMLKYFDPHDINKSSSTYNAQKLDWLNAHYIKTLPYERLADEMKEFGVDFRALPKGELLLNSLRERSKTLVEMSQSAKAIIDAPTAYDEKAYAKFITPASLEILAKFAEILTLNLDAAGYEKITNEFLEQNGLKLKDLAQALRVALTGSSVSPSIFEVLEVLGSKEIKQRIKNILKERK; from the coding sequence ATGTTAGTCACCAGATTCGCCCCATCTCCTACGGGGTATTTACATATCGGCGGTCTTAGAACGGCACTTTACAACTATCTCTACGCCAGAGCAAACGGCGGAAAATTCCTGCTTCGTATCGAGGACACCGACCTGAAACGAAACTCAGAAGAAGCCACGCAAGCGATAAAAGAAGCCTTTGCGTGGTGCAAGCTTGACCACGACGGCGAGGTCACGTATCAGTCGCGCCGCTTTGAAATTTATAAACAATACGTCGCAAAGCTCCTAGCTGAGGGCAAAGCCTACAAATGCTATATGAGTAAAGAAGAGCTTGACGAGCTGCGCAAAGAGCAAGAAGCGCGCAAAGAGCGACCAAAATACGACAATCGCTACCGTGATTTTACCGGTACGCCACCAGCTGGCATAGAGCCCGTGATCCGTATCAAAGCCCCGCTAAGCGGTGAAATTTTGATACGTGACGGCATCAAAGGCGAGGTAAAATTTAAGGTCGAGGACATCCTCGATGACTTCATCATCGCTCGTAGCGACGGCACGCCGACGTATAACTTCACGGTCGTGGTCGATGATGCGCTCATGGGTGTCACGCACGTGATCCGCGGCGACGATCACCTCTCAAACACGCCAAAGCAGATCGTGCTTTATGACGCGCTTGGCTTTAAGCAGCCGGAATTTTTCCACGTCGCGATGATAAACGGCGAGGACGGCAAGAAGCTTAGCAAACGCCACGGCGCGACTGACGTGATGGAGTATAAACGCATGGGTTATTTGCCCGAGGCGCTTTTAAATTTCCTCGTGCGGCTTGGTTGGAGCCACGGCGACGATGAGATTTTTAGCATAGAGGACATGCTAAAATACTTCGATCCGCACGACATAAACAAGTCATCAAGCACCTACAACGCCCAAAAGCTCGACTGGCTAAACGCTCACTACATCAAGACCTTGCCGTATGAGAGGCTGGCTGATGAGATGAAGGAATTTGGCGTGGATTTTAGAGCGTTACCTAAGGGCGAGCTGCTGCTAAATTCACTTCGCGAACGCTCCAAAACCTTGGTCGAGATGAGCCAAAGCGCAAAGGCGATCATCGACGCACCTACCGCATACGACGAGAAAGCGTATGCTAAATTTATCACGCCGGCCAGCCTTGAAATTTTGGCTAAATTTGCTGAAATTTTGACGCTAAATTTAGACGCGGCGGGATATGAAAAGATCACGAACGAATTTTTAGAGCAAAACGGACTAAAACTAAAAGACTTGGCGCAGGCTTTGCGCGTGGCACTAACTGGCAGCAGCGTGAGTCCGAGCATATTTGAGGTGCTTGAAGTGCTTGGTAGCAAAGAGATCAAACAAAGAATTAAAAATATTTTAAAGGAGAGAAAATGA
- a CDS encoding peptidyl-prolyl cis-trans isomerase, giving the protein MTKKLFFTASVCTALNLFSAQMVNGIAAIVENEPITLYEVYQLKEQLKTDESQALNLLIRDRLEQAQIKNLGISVTPFEVNERIDAIAKQNGMTSTQFRSSVESQGTSFTDFKNEVEKKMLQEKLYRNIASEAGKNVTDERAKAYYEANKEQFNIFNSAEIVLFRAASMQELENQKGKLSPLKGVQAQNLTLEYQSTNPQLASIIANTAIGDFTQIFKTQEGFDMFYVKNKIGSYTPSFDQIKDEIINSLYQNEQQKTMQDYFDKLRAKAKVQILR; this is encoded by the coding sequence ATGACAAAAAAGCTCTTTTTCACCGCTAGTGTGTGCACTGCTTTAAATTTATTTTCAGCCCAAATGGTAAACGGGATCGCCGCTATCGTCGAAAACGAACCGATCACACTTTATGAAGTCTATCAGCTAAAAGAACAGCTAAAAACAGATGAGTCGCAGGCGCTGAATTTACTGATCAGAGACCGTCTGGAGCAAGCTCAGATCAAAAATTTAGGCATAAGCGTGACGCCATTTGAAGTAAATGAGCGCATAGACGCGATAGCAAAGCAAAACGGCATGACGAGCACTCAGTTTAGAAGCTCCGTAGAGTCGCAGGGAACGAGCTTTACGGACTTTAAAAACGAAGTCGAAAAAAAGATGCTTCAAGAAAAGCTATATAGAAATATCGCATCAGAAGCCGGTAAAAACGTGACTGACGAGCGTGCAAAGGCGTATTACGAGGCGAACAAGGAGCAGTTTAATATCTTTAACAGCGCCGAGATCGTGCTGTTTAGAGCCGCCAGTATGCAAGAGCTAGAAAATCAAAAGGGCAAACTAAGCCCGCTAAAAGGCGTCCAGGCGCAAAATTTAACGCTTGAGTATCAAAGCACGAACCCGCAGCTAGCCTCGATCATAGCAAATACCGCGATCGGTGACTTCACGCAAATTTTCAAAACACAAGAGGGCTTTGACATGTTTTATGTCAAAAACAAGATCGGCTCGTATACGCCGAGCTTTGATCAGATTAAAGACGAGATAATAAACAGCCTTTATCAAAACGAGCAGCAAAAAACCATGCAGGATTATTTCGATAAGCTCCGCGCAAAAGCAAAGGTACAAATTTTAAGATAA
- a CDS encoding acetyl-CoA carboxylase biotin carboxylase subunit: MELKRILIANRGEIALRALRTIKEMGKEAIVVHSTADADALYVRYADASICIGNPRSSDSYLNIPAIISAAEISEADAIFPGYGFLSENQNFVEICSHHKLKFIGPSVEAMALMSDKSKAKQMMQRAGVPVIPGSDGAIADIKVAKDLAKKIGYPVILKAAAGGGGRGMRVVEKEVDLEKAFWSAESEAMSAFGDGTMYMEKYILNPRHIEVQIIGDSHGNVLHIGERDCSMQRRHQKLIEESPAILLDEKTRKRLHETAIKAAKAIGYEGAGTFEFLVDKNLDFYFIEMNTRLQVEHCVSEMVSGLDIIEWMIRVAQGEKLPAQSSIKLKGHSIECRITAEDPNTFVPSPGKITKYVCPGGRNVRMDSHIYQDYSIPPFYDSMIGKLVVWDEDRNRAIHKMKVALDQLIIQGIKTTRDFHIAMMENPDFINNNYDTNYLSRH; this comes from the coding sequence ATGGAGCTAAAGCGAATTTTAATCGCAAACCGCGGAGAGATTGCTCTTCGAGCGCTGCGAACGATAAAGGAGATGGGTAAAGAAGCCATCGTGGTGCATTCGACAGCCGATGCCGACGCACTTTACGTTAGATATGCCGACGCTTCGATCTGCATAGGCAATCCTCGCTCAAGTGATAGCTACCTAAATATCCCGGCCATCATCAGCGCAGCCGAGATAAGTGAAGCGGACGCGATATTTCCGGGATACGGCTTTTTGAGTGAAAATCAAAATTTCGTTGAAATTTGTTCTCATCACAAGCTAAAATTTATAGGACCAAGCGTAGAAGCTATGGCTTTGATGAGTGATAAAAGCAAGGCCAAGCAAATGATGCAGCGTGCCGGTGTGCCGGTAATCCCCGGCTCTGACGGTGCGATAGCAGACATCAAAGTCGCCAAGGATCTAGCTAAAAAGATCGGCTATCCGGTCATTTTAAAAGCAGCTGCAGGCGGTGGCGGTCGAGGCATGCGCGTAGTCGAGAAAGAAGTCGATCTTGAAAAGGCGTTTTGGTCGGCCGAGAGCGAGGCGATGAGCGCATTTGGCGACGGCACGATGTATATGGAAAAATATATCCTAAACCCGCGTCACATCGAGGTGCAGATCATCGGCGACAGCCACGGCAACGTCCTTCACATCGGCGAGCGCGACTGCTCGATGCAGCGCAGACATCAAAAGCTCATAGAAGAGAGCCCTGCGATATTGCTTGATGAAAAGACGCGAAAAAGGCTTCACGAGACGGCTATAAAAGCGGCAAAAGCTATCGGCTACGAGGGAGCGGGCACGTTTGAGTTTTTAGTCGATAAAAATTTAGACTTTTACTTCATCGAGATGAACACTCGCTTACAAGTCGAACACTGCGTGAGCGAGATGGTGAGCGGACTTGACATCATCGAGTGGATGATAAGAGTCGCGCAAGGTGAGAAGCTGCCAGCTCAAAGTAGCATAAAGCTAAAAGGACACTCGATAGAGTGCCGCATCACTGCAGAGGATCCAAATACTTTCGTGCCAAGCCCCGGTAAGATCACAAAATACGTCTGTCCTGGCGGTCGCAACGTGCGAATGGACAGCCACATCTATCAAGACTACTCTATACCGCCGTTTTATGACAGCATGATAGGAAAGCTAGTCGTCTGGGACGAGGATCGAAACAGAGCGATCCACAAAATGAAAGTCGCATTAGATCAGCTCATCATCCAAGGCATCAAAACCACGCGTGATTTTCACATCGCGATGATGGAAAATCCCGACTTCATAAACAACAACTACGATACGAACTACCTATCAAGGCACTAG
- the accB gene encoding acetyl-CoA carboxylase biotin carboxyl carrier protein: protein MKKEDIKELMQIFDSMTMNKIRIKEGDFEIELEKFADCCELPAPAPVVQAPTPAAPTPVNVVLSTESKPSQSPKDSIKSPMVGTFYMAPSPGAAPFVKVGQRVRKGDIIGIIEAMKIMNEIEAEFDCQITEALVADGQPVEFGLPLFGVEKI from the coding sequence ATGAAAAAAGAAGATATTAAGGAGCTGATGCAGATCTTTGATAGTATGACGATGAATAAAATTCGCATCAAAGAGGGCGATTTTGAGATAGAGCTTGAGAAATTCGCCGACTGCTGCGAGCTGCCCGCTCCTGCGCCAGTAGTGCAAGCCCCTACGCCCGCCGCTCCGACTCCGGTAAATGTCGTCTTAAGCACCGAATCAAAACCGAGCCAATCTCCAAAAGATAGTATCAAATCGCCTATGGTAGGCACGTTTTACATGGCTCCAAGCCCTGGTGCAGCACCCTTTGTCAAAGTAGGACAAAGGGTCAGAAAGGGCGATATCATCGGTATAATCGAAGCTATGAAGATAATGAATGAGATAGAGGCTGAGTTTGACTGTCAGATTACCGAGGCTCTCGTAGCCGACGGACAGCCGGTGGAATTTGGATTGCCACTATTTGGTGTGGAGAAAATTTAA
- a CDS encoding molybdate ABC transporter permease subunit — protein sequence MVDLNWLIHPLFLSAKTLFVAFLLFIFIGLPIAYFLAFYKGKFKAVLEAVVMFPLVFPPIATGFLLLYLLGRNSFIGKALGLNIVFSFNALVIAAFLAGLPLLVKPVQSVLESFPKSLIEAGLSLGKSRFEIAIFIMLPLIFKSVLSALILSVARALGEVGITLMLGGNIVGKTDTVSLAIFNAVYDGQNERALILSLILVVLSVVMFGFINFLDRAKAAK from the coding sequence ATCGTTGATCTAAACTGGCTGATACATCCTCTTTTTCTTAGTGCAAAGACGCTATTTGTGGCGTTTTTGCTTTTTATCTTCATCGGCTTGCCGATAGCTTATTTCCTCGCATTTTATAAAGGTAAATTTAAGGCGGTTTTAGAGGCCGTCGTAATGTTCCCACTCGTATTTCCGCCCATTGCGACGGGGTTTTTGCTACTTTATCTTTTGGGGCGAAACAGCTTTATAGGAAAGGCTCTTGGGCTAAATATCGTATTTAGCTTCAATGCTCTTGTCATAGCGGCGTTTTTAGCGGGCTTGCCGCTTTTGGTAAAGCCCGTTCAAAGCGTGCTCGAAAGCTTCCCAAAAAGTCTCATCGAGGCTGGTCTTAGCCTTGGTAAGAGCCGCTTTGAAATAGCCATTTTCATAATGCTGCCGCTCATTTTTAAAAGTGTGCTTTCGGCTCTTATATTGTCCGTCGCAAGGGCGCTTGGCGAGGTGGGTATCACGCTCATGCTAGGCGGCAATATCGTTGGTAAGACGGACACCGTTTCGCTTGCGATATTCAACGCCGTTTATGACGGACAAAATGAAAGAGCCTTGATCTTGAGCCTGATTTTGGTCGTTTTGAGTGTTGTTATGTTTGGATTTATAAACTTTTTAGACAGGGCTAAAGCGGCGAAGTAA